Below is a genomic region from Spirosoma radiotolerans.
GTGTATAGATCAATATCTTGAGCGATTAGCGTAATTTCAGTGTGCTTTCTCGTCCCCCTGTAGTGTCTTAGCAATTGTCCACCAGCAAATTTTCAAGTCCAGCCCTAGTGACTGTCTGGCTATGTACCAGCGATCTAAACGGACTCGGTGCTCCATTTTTTGGAGCGTATCGGTTTCGCCCCGGCAACCGCGTACCTGGGCCAAACCCGTTATACCGGGCTTGACTATGTAGCGTTCTGGATAATTCGGTAGGGTATACCAATGCTGGGCATCCAGCGGAATGGGGTGCGGACGTGGCCCAACTACGCTCATGTCTCCCAGCAGTACATTTAAAAACTGGGGCAGTTCGTCCAGATTCGTTTTGCGTAACACCTGCCCTAACTTAGTAATGCGAGGATCATTTTTAGTGGCTTGTTGAAATACCGTTTCCGGCCGGCTAACCATTGTTCGGAGCTTGAAGCACCGGAACTGTCGGCCCCCGCGCCCCGTACGTAACTGAACGAACAAAATAGGGCCAGGCGAATTTAGCCGGATAGCCATCCCTAAGATTGGAATAAGCCACGACAGTACAAAAAGACAAACCATGAGCGAAAACGCAACGTCAAACAGGCGTTTACCGAGCATACTCTGCTCATCAACCGATGACACAAATACGTCGTCCTCTGCGTCGATGTAAGGCTTGGTGTTGGAAAGAGAGGCATTACTAAGCATACAAGTTTCGGGATTTGCTTTTCATG
It encodes:
- a CDS encoding sugar transferase; amino-acid sequence: MLSNASLSNTKPYIDAEDDVFVSSVDEQSMLGKRLFDVAFSLMVCLFVLSWLIPILGMAIRLNSPGPILFVQLRTGRGGRQFRCFKLRTMVSRPETVFQQATKNDPRITKLGQVLRKTNLDELPQFLNVLLGDMSVVGPRPHPIPLDAQHWYTLPNYPERYIVKPGITGLAQVRGCRGETDTLQKMEHRVRLDRWYIARQSLGLDLKICWWTIAKTLQGDEKAH